GAAGTAGAAGAGCAGGAGAAGACACAGTCTTCTCAGCTCTCATCTGAAGTGGAAAGTAAAAGCAAAGAGGAAGAACCCcaggaaaagaagaaagaggacTCTTCATCCCAAGAGGAGAGTAAAGAGGAAGAGCCACATAACAAGGAGAAAAAAGAGCCTTCAGCCCAAGAGGAAAAGGAGAAAGGAGAGGCTTCTTCACAAGAGGAGAATGAAAACAAAGAAACTGAGAACATTGAGAAAGTAGAGTCTTTGTCCCAAGAGGAGAATGAGAGCAAAGAAACCGAGAACAAGGAGAAAGTTGAGGCTTCTTCACAAGAGGAGAATGAAAGCAAAGAAACCGAGAAGAGGGAGAAAGAAGAGTCCTCAGAATCTCAGCATACGGTAAACGCTAACAGTGAGAAGAAGATTAAACAGGTGAAGTCTACTGATCCTTCAGACACACAGGAAAAGAGAGACGAACAAGAAACTGATGGAAGCAAGAGTCATTCTGGCAACGAGCAAAGCAAGTCAGCTTCTGACGATGTAAAGGAAACAGAGAATGACACATCAAAAACAGAGTCGGATAAGGAGAAAAGCAACAAAACTGGTGTAACAGAGGAGTCCcagagcgatcaagaacatacCAAGGATGCTCGAACTGATCTGAAAACTCAGCCCGAGTCTAACAATGGATTCACAAGCGACAAAGTCGCTGCTGAATGAGTCCCTTAACCAAAGTTGTCTATCATGTACTGTACACATACTCTAAACACTTTTTCATGTAATGGGAACTAAATCCCAATTAGTAGTACTgagttataaaataaaacctcATCTCCAGTTCTGTCTCAATATCTTATTATGATGAAGAATCTCCACATTACTGAAATTGAATCACAAGCATTTTgataataacaaaacaaaagtacTATTCTTATTTCCCAACAAAGCATGGTGTATCAAATGACTGACAACGTTAAAACAAAGTTTGATAAGCATTCCGCCTTccaaatgaacaaaaaagaaattattgTAAAGAGGCTGTAAAGCTCATGAACTCTCTCATTCAGAAAGATTCAGCAGTGAGCAGCTTTCAGTGCCCTTCGTTGTGCTTCACCTCAAAGAGACCGTCTGGACCTGAGAGACAGCAAAATATAGAACATAGTACAATTTCAGAAAGCTACCGAGATTATCTATGATTCAGCCTATAAAGATTTTCAAAAGAACCCATGATAAAAGTGTCAGTCTTTGTTACATCTAACCAGTAATGGGTAAGATTGAAAACAGGAAAGAGTATTATTAACATACCCCAAGGAAACTCCTTGTTGCGGATGTGCATATACGGATAGGCCTGTTACAAAGGGGTTAACAAAAGCTCGAGGCAATGTAATAAAGACTAATCTAATAACAAGTGTTGTGGTGTGAAAGAGAAATAGGCTTACAGGAGGATCCTCGCCGTGATGATGACCCTTAGATAAAACATAGGCGGCTAAAGCAGTGCAACTAGCAATGCCCAGGTAAGTAATCTTCTCCCACTTTGCAGCTTCATCtgttaaattaaaaacaaaaagtttaaGACTTTGAATAGCAAATGGctataatatacaaaaacagATCGACCCTTTTCAATACGGTATGAACTAACTATTGAAACATTGAAGATTTTAGATCCGATCAAATGATTCAAATCGAGTTGACCAATCGTTCGATCCAATCATTGGAAAAGAAGATGATTAATATTGAATCTTAATATCAATTCAGAACTGGGGAAATCTACAAAATCGATACGGatctagatcgtattgaaatggtattagaaagagagagagagagagagagaggagaaagtTTACAAGCATCGTCATGGCCGGCGGAAGATGAAAATCTTCGCTTGGGGGCAAGGGATGTCTTCGGAGCTGCGCCGATCGCTGCTCGGGAAAGTGCTGAACGTACAATCGCCGTCGCCATCCTCTGATTTATCTTCTTtcctattctctctctctctttctctggaAGTGTTGTGAAATAAATAGTGGACTCACTGAAATGATACATTCTTGAAAAGCCCAATGGGCTTTATCTTGAGTGGGCTGTTTCATGCCTTCATTGTTTGCATTTGCATATTATGACGACGGAAGTGCATCACCGGGGCGGTGGTATACTCACATGTCTTGCCGACTTGCCGTCAGCAGAGAAATATTTATTTCCGTCTGTTGTGTAGAAGATGGATTACATTCCTCCGAAAAGTCCATTAAATGAAAGTT
The sequence above is drawn from the Brassica napus cultivar Da-Ae chromosome A8, Da-Ae, whole genome shotgun sequence genome and encodes:
- the LOC106361393 gene encoding cytochrome c oxidase subunit 6a, mitochondrial — its product is MYHFSESTIYFTTLPEKERERIGKKINQRMATAIVRSALSRAAIGAAPKTSLAPKRRFSSSAGHDDAYEAAKWEKITYLGIASCTALAAYVLSKGHHHGEDPPAYPYMHIRNKEFPWGPDGLFEVKHNEGH